TATTCGTTATCTGCTAACTGTTTACCTTCTAAATATTAGAAATTAGGACCCCGACTGCTGGGCCGGGATCCGCTTTTCTAAAATTTTATACGGTTATATTTTGATATTTTCACCGTATTTGCCAATGACTGGCAAAGGTTGCGTTTTGCCACCCAAAGCGTTCATTAGGCCCATAATGAATAAAATCAAAACCAGAATCCAACCGACGCCACTAACCATCCATCCCACAACAGGAATAGCGGCAATAAAGCTAATAATGATGCCAAAAACAAACAAGACTAAGCCTTGTTTGGCATGGTACTGAGCAAAAGGTGAATCTTTTTTGGCTAAAAGGGGAATTAAAAATAAAATTCCCAGATAGCCGATTGCTGCCATCGCCTTATTCTCTTCAACATCACTTCCGCCTGATTTTACTGGTTCGTCTGCCATTGTCCCTCCTCGTTAAATAGTCGCTTGAGCCAAATGCTCAAACGAAATTCGATTATTTAATATTATCATAACAGAACCATAATTTTGTGCAAATTTTAATTAATTTTTAAAACTTGGCTAATCGTCTCCCAACTAAAGCCGCGCCGAGCCAAAAAAGCTATCATTTTTTGGCGAGATTCAGACTCGGAAAGATTGTGCATAATTTTGCTTTTTTGCTGAATTAAAAGTTTGGCTTTTTTGATTTCTGAAATATTGTCTTCATCTAAAACTTTTTTAATGATGTCTTCGCTAATGCCG
This is a stretch of genomic DNA from Patescibacteria group bacterium. It encodes these proteins:
- a CDS encoding DUF4870 domain-containing protein — protein: MADEPVKSGGSDVEENKAMAAIGYLGILFLIPLLAKKDSPFAQYHAKQGLVLFVFGIIISFIAAIPVVGWMVSGVGWILVLILFIMGLMNALGGKTQPLPVIGKYGENIKI